In Janthinobacterium sp. J1-1, a single genomic region encodes these proteins:
- the der gene encoding ribosome biogenesis GTPase Der encodes MKPVIALVGRPNVGKSTLFNRLTRSRDALVADLPGLTRDRHYGEGRVGERPFLVIDTGGFEPVAKEGIMHQMALQTKQAVAEADVVVFIVDGRQGLTPHDKTIVDFLRKSGRPVLLVVNKSEGMRYTAVVSEFYELGMGDPYAISSAHGDGVNDLVEVMLDLAFAQRPDEPEELEKTDRGIKIALVGRPNVGKSTLINTLLGEERVIAFDMPGTTRDSIEIPFERDGQQYTLIDTAGIRRRGKVFEAIEKFSVVKTLQSISEANVVVLMLDAQQDISEQDAHIAGFILESGRALVVAVNKWDGLQSHERDEIKIDIDRKLDFLSFAQMHFISALKGTNIGPLMKSLNAAYAAAMCDLSTPKLTRALIEAVEKQEPRRKGSIRPKLRYAHQGGMNPPVIVIHGNALDAVGDPYKRYLEKHFRDTFALVGTPLRIELRTGKNPFARTPSK; translated from the coding sequence ATGAAGCCGGTAATTGCACTAGTAGGTCGACCCAATGTTGGGAAATCGACTTTATTCAATCGTCTGACCCGCTCGCGCGATGCGCTGGTGGCGGATTTGCCTGGGTTGACGCGCGATCGTCACTATGGCGAAGGCCGTGTCGGCGAACGTCCCTTCCTGGTCATCGATACGGGTGGTTTCGAACCCGTCGCCAAGGAAGGCATCATGCACCAGATGGCACTGCAGACCAAGCAGGCCGTGGCCGAGGCCGACGTGGTGGTGTTCATCGTCGACGGCCGCCAGGGCCTGACGCCGCATGACAAGACCATCGTCGACTTCCTGCGCAAGAGCGGTCGCCCGGTCCTGTTGGTGGTCAACAAGAGCGAAGGCATGCGCTATACGGCCGTGGTGTCCGAGTTCTATGAACTGGGCATGGGCGATCCGTATGCGATCTCGTCCGCGCACGGCGACGGCGTCAACGACCTGGTCGAAGTGATGCTGGACCTGGCGTTCGCACAGCGTCCGGATGAGCCGGAAGAGCTGGAAAAAACCGACCGCGGCATCAAGATCGCCCTGGTCGGCCGTCCGAACGTGGGCAAGTCGACCCTCATCAACACCCTGCTGGGCGAAGAGCGCGTGATCGCCTTCGACATGCCGGGCACGACGCGCGACTCGATCGAGATTCCGTTCGAACGCGACGGCCAGCAATACACGCTGATCGACACGGCCGGCATCCGCCGCCGCGGCAAGGTGTTCGAAGCGATCGAGAAATTCTCGGTGGTGAAAACGCTGCAGTCGATTTCGGAAGCCAACGTGGTGGTGCTGATGCTCGACGCACAGCAGGATATCTCGGAACAGGACGCGCACATCGCCGGCTTTATCCTGGAATCGGGCCGTGCGCTGGTGGTGGCCGTCAACAAGTGGGACGGCCTGCAATCGCACGAGCGCGACGAGATCAAGATCGATATCGACCGCAAGCTCGATTTCCTGTCGTTCGCGCAGATGCATTTCATTTCGGCGCTGAAGGGCACCAACATCGGTCCGCTGATGAAGTCGCTCAACGCGGCGTATGCGGCCGCCATGTGCGACCTGTCGACACCGAAGCTGACGCGGGCCCTGATCGAAGCGGTGGAGAAGCAGGAACCGCGCCGCAAGGGTTCGATCCGTCCGAAGCTGCGCTACGCCCACCAGGGCGGCATGAACCCGCCGGTGATCGTGATCCACGGTAATGCGCTCGACGCCGTGGGCGACCCGTACAAACGCTATCTGGAAAAGCATTTCCGCGATACCTTTGCGCTGGTCGGCACGCCATTGCGGATCGAACTGCGTACCGGTAAAAATCCGTTTGCACGCACGCCGAGCAAATAA
- the hfq gene encoding RNA chaperone Hfq: MSNKGQLLQDPFLNALRKEHVPVSIYLVNGIKLQGHIESFDQYVVLLRNTVTQMVYKHAISTVVPARAVNLNIESEAE, encoded by the coding sequence ATGAGCAACAAAGGGCAACTGTTACAAGACCCATTCCTCAATGCATTACGCAAAGAGCATGTTCCTGTCTCGATCTACCTGGTCAATGGCATTAAATTGCAGGGCCATATCGAATCGTTCGATCAATATGTCGTATTGCTGCGCAATACGGTGACACAGATGGTGTACAAGCATGCCATCTCGACAGTGGTGCCGGCCCGTGCCGTCAATCTCAATATTGAATCCGAAGCGGAGTAA
- the hflX gene encoding GTPase HflX gives MRAALVGVDFGHSDFAASMEELMLLSRSAGADPISTITAKRSSPDSAYFVGSGKADEIGDAVVNDGLEIVIFNHALSPAQQRNLEKRLNVRVLDRTSLILDIFAQRAQSHEGKLQVELAQLQHLATRLIRGWTHLERQKGGIGLRGPGETQLETDRRLIGDRVKALRARLEKLHKQRETQRRARGRNHTFSVSLVGYTNAGKSTLFNAVTKAGVYVADQLFATLDTTSRRVYLGQEVGNVVISDTVGFVRELPHQLVAAFRATLEETIHADLLLHVVDASSPVRMEQIEQVNLVLQEIGADHIPQILVWNKIDAAGLEPSVERDENGTLSRVFVSAHKGSGLDLLREAIVEMAKSAPRSAHLYQYDAAQDGLPIGEADDQQDLHDGAAPDQPEEAGQDDGISTHSKVGTR, from the coding sequence ATGCGCGCGGCACTAGTCGGAGTTGACTTCGGTCACAGCGACTTTGCCGCCAGCATGGAGGAACTGATGCTGTTGTCGCGCTCGGCTGGCGCCGACCCGATTTCCACCATCACGGCCAAGCGTTCCAGTCCCGATTCCGCCTATTTTGTCGGCAGCGGCAAGGCGGACGAGATCGGTGACGCCGTCGTCAACGATGGCCTGGAAATCGTCATCTTCAACCATGCCCTCTCGCCCGCACAGCAGCGCAATCTGGAAAAGCGCCTGAATGTGCGCGTGCTCGACCGTACCAGCCTGATCCTCGACATCTTTGCGCAACGCGCGCAAAGCCACGAGGGCAAGCTGCAGGTCGAGCTGGCCCAGCTGCAGCATCTGGCCACGCGCCTGATCCGCGGCTGGACTCACCTTGAACGGCAAAAGGGCGGTATCGGCCTGCGCGGCCCCGGCGAGACGCAGCTCGAGACCGACCGCCGCCTGATCGGCGACAGGGTCAAGGCGCTGCGCGCACGGCTGGAAAAACTGCACAAGCAACGCGAAACGCAACGCCGCGCGCGTGGCCGCAATCACACGTTTTCAGTCTCGCTGGTCGGCTATACCAATGCCGGCAAGTCGACCCTGTTCAACGCCGTAACCAAGGCCGGCGTGTATGTGGCCGACCAGCTGTTCGCCACGCTCGACACCACCTCGCGCCGGGTCTATCTCGGCCAGGAAGTGGGCAATGTGGTGATCTCGGACACGGTGGGTTTCGTGCGCGAATTGCCGCACCAGCTGGTGGCGGCGTTTCGCGCCACGCTGGAAGAAACCATCCATGCCGATCTGCTGCTGCACGTCGTCGACGCTTCGTCGCCGGTGCGCATGGAGCAGATCGAGCAGGTCAACCTGGTCTTGCAAGAGATCGGCGCCGATCATATTCCGCAAATTCTGGTGTGGAACAAGATCGACGCGGCCGGGCTGGAGCCTTCGGTGGAGCGCGATGAAAATGGCACGCTCAGCCGCGTATTCGTCAGCGCGCACAAGGGCAGCGGGCTGGACCTGTTGCGCGAGGCCATCGTCGAGATGGCCAAGAGCGCGCCGCGTTCGGCCCACCTCTATCAGTACGATGCAGCACAGGACGGCCTGCCGATCGGCGAAGCAGACGATCAGCAGGACTTGCATGATGGCGCCGCCCCGGACCAGCCAGAAGAAGCTGGCCAGGACGATGGTATTTCCACCCACTCCAAAGTCGGAACACGATAG
- the hflK gene encoding FtsH protease activity modulator HflK codes for MLVSLLKKTGLKLSLNDPRWGNNKDDGKKAQEGKKPGEGPPDLDQLWRDFNQRLNAFFGQKNRPDNGGNNGNNNGGGNGPRPDMKGAGITAGVVGVIAVFIWLASGAFIVQEGQNGVVMTFGKVARTTPAGFNWRWPYPFQTDETVNVSQVRTVEVGYRQSLRNKQATESLMLTDDENIIDIQFAVQYTLKSPVDWLFQNRDQEDTLRQVAETAIREVVGRSKMDFVLYEGREKVAYETQALMQQIVDRYKLGALITNVTMQAVQPPEQVQAAFDDAVKAGQDRERQKNEGQAYANDVIPKARGAAFRLMEEAEAYSAMVTENAAGNASRFKQVLVEYQKAPAVTRDRMYLETMQQVFSSASKVMVDAKSGSNLLYLPLDKLIAQTAATDASAAAARAAAPATTTVLPQDAMPTVEVNTRRSSRERESR; via the coding sequence ATGCTTGTCTCCCTACTCAAAAAAACAGGCTTGAAGTTGTCCCTGAATGACCCCCGCTGGGGCAACAACAAGGACGACGGCAAGAAAGCCCAAGAAGGCAAAAAGCCCGGCGAAGGTCCACCGGATCTCGATCAGCTGTGGCGCGATTTCAATCAGCGCCTGAATGCCTTCTTCGGCCAGAAGAACCGTCCCGACAACGGCGGCAATAACGGCAACAACAACGGGGGCGGCAATGGTCCGCGTCCGGACATGAAGGGCGCCGGCATTACCGCCGGCGTGGTCGGCGTGATCGCCGTCTTCATCTGGCTGGCCAGCGGCGCCTTTATCGTGCAAGAGGGCCAGAACGGCGTCGTCATGACGTTCGGCAAGGTAGCGCGCACCACCCCGGCCGGTTTCAACTGGCGCTGGCCGTATCCGTTCCAGACCGACGAAACCGTCAACGTGTCGCAGGTGCGCACGGTCGAAGTCGGCTACCGCCAGTCGCTGCGCAACAAGCAGGCCACCGAATCGCTGATGCTGACCGACGATGAAAACATCATCGACATCCAGTTCGCCGTGCAATATACGCTGAAAAGCCCGGTCGACTGGCTGTTCCAGAACCGCGACCAGGAAGACACCTTGCGCCAGGTCGCCGAAACGGCGATCCGCGAAGTGGTGGGTCGCAGCAAGATGGACTTCGTCCTGTATGAAGGCCGTGAAAAAGTGGCCTACGAAACCCAGGCGCTGATGCAGCAGATCGTCGACCGCTACAAGCTGGGCGCATTGATCACCAACGTGACCATGCAGGCGGTGCAGCCGCCGGAGCAGGTGCAAGCCGCGTTTGACGATGCGGTGAAAGCGGGCCAGGACCGAGAACGCCAGAAGAACGAAGGCCAGGCTTACGCCAATGACGTGATTCCGAAAGCGCGGGGCGCCGCCTTCCGCCTGATGGAAGAAGCCGAAGCGTACAGCGCCATGGTGACCGAGAACGCCGCCGGTAACGCCTCGCGCTTCAAGCAGGTGCTGGTCGAATACCAGAAAGCACCGGCCGTGACGCGCGACCGCATGTACCTGGAAACCATGCAGCAAGTGTTCAGCAGCGCCAGCAAGGTCATGGTTGACGCGAAAAGCGGCAGCAACCTGCTGTACCTGCCGCTCGACAAGCTGATCGCCCAGACGGCCGCGACCGACGCCAGCGCCGCTGCCGCGCGTGCCGCCGCCCCTGCCACCACCACTGTTTTGCCACAGGACGCCATGCCGACAGTCGAAGTCAATACGCGCCGCTCTTCGCGTGAACGGGAGAGCCGCTAA
- the hflC gene encoding protease modulator HflC — translation MNRIVAALIAGFIAIMLLSSTVFVVDQRKHAVVFALGEVKEVISEPGLYFKLPPPFQNVLYLDKRILTLDTPEPERFITAEKKNILVDAYVKWRIADPRLYFRSFGGDENPARNRMSQIVKAALNDEITKRTVREVISGQRGKVMEAILAKVSAEAKTIGVDIIDVRLKRVDYVEQINNSVYERMKSERVRVANELRSTGSADSEKIRADADKQRTVILAEAYREAEKLRGEGDAKASQIYAEAFGRNPEFYKFYRSLEAYRATFKDKGDVMVVDSSSEFFKYFKGNGSAGSAGAAKK, via the coding sequence ATGAACCGTATCGTAGCCGCCCTGATCGCTGGCTTTATCGCGATCATGCTCCTCTCCTCGACCGTGTTCGTGGTCGACCAGCGCAAGCACGCAGTCGTTTTCGCCCTTGGTGAAGTCAAGGAAGTGATCAGTGAACCTGGCTTGTACTTCAAGCTGCCGCCGCCGTTCCAGAACGTGCTGTACCTGGACAAGCGCATCCTGACGCTGGACACGCCTGAGCCGGAACGCTTCATCACGGCCGAGAAGAAAAACATTCTTGTCGACGCCTACGTGAAGTGGCGCATTGCCGATCCGCGCCTGTATTTCCGCAGCTTCGGCGGCGATGAAAATCCGGCCCGCAACCGCATGTCGCAAATCGTCAAGGCGGCCCTGAACGATGAAATCACCAAGCGCACCGTGCGCGAAGTGATCTCGGGCCAGCGCGGCAAGGTGATGGAGGCGATCCTGGCCAAGGTCTCTGCCGAAGCGAAAACGATCGGGGTCGACATCATCGACGTGCGTTTGAAACGCGTCGACTACGTCGAGCAGATCAACAACTCGGTGTACGAACGGATGAAGTCCGAGCGCGTGCGCGTGGCCAATGAGCTGCGTTCCACCGGTTCGGCCGATTCCGAGAAGATCCGTGCCGACGCCGACAAGCAGCGTACCGTGATCCTGGCCGAAGCCTACCGTGAAGCCGAGAAGCTGCGCGGCGAGGGCGACGCCAAGGCGTCGCAGATCTACGCCGAAGCGTTTGGCCGCAATCCGGAGTTCTACAAGTTCTACCGCAGCCTGGAAGCCTACCGCGCCACGTTCAAGGACAAGGGCGACGTGATGGTGGTCGATTCGAGTTCGGAGTTCTTCAAATACTTTAAGGGCAATGGCTCGGCCGGTTCGGCCGGCGCCGCCAAAAAGTAA
- a CDS encoding ATP phosphoribosyltransferase regulatory subunit produces MPNWLLPENIADVLPSEARKIEELRRLMLDNFRLYGYELVMPPLLEYLESLMTGAGKDTDLRTFKLVDQLSGRMLGLRADMTTQVARIDAHLLNRATVTRLCYAGSVLHTRPSGLHATREPLQIGAEIYGHAGLEADAEIQELALASLALAGFDSVRLDLSHVGLLRAIIAQDDAAGRDEAALYSLLRAKDAPGLRALTAAYDAVTRDALLALPNLYGDIDVLARAREVLPPLPGVLKALAELAALAGSALGRAEVAIDLADLRGYQYESGAMFALYVPGLPNAVARGGRYDHVGEAFGRARPATGFSLDLRELARLLPTAERKHSIRAPWGSAPELKEKIAELRKAGEVVIQSLPGHSNEQDEFECDRVLVLADNGSSWILKNLG; encoded by the coding sequence ATGCCGAATTGGCTTTTGCCCGAAAATATTGCCGATGTGTTGCCGTCGGAAGCGCGCAAGATCGAAGAGCTGCGCCGCCTCATGCTGGATAATTTCCGTCTGTACGGATATGAACTGGTGATGCCGCCGCTGCTCGAATATCTGGAGTCGCTGATGACCGGCGCCGGCAAGGATACCGATCTGCGTACCTTCAAGCTGGTGGACCAGCTGTCGGGCCGCATGCTCGGCCTGCGCGCCGACATGACCACGCAAGTGGCCCGTATCGACGCCCACCTGCTCAACCGTGCCACCGTCACCCGCCTGTGCTATGCCGGCAGCGTGCTGCATACCCGTCCGTCGGGCTTGCATGCTACCCGTGAGCCGCTGCAGATCGGCGCCGAAATCTATGGCCATGCCGGCCTGGAAGCGGACGCCGAAATCCAGGAACTGGCGCTCGCGTCGCTGGCACTGGCCGGCTTTGACAGCGTGCGCCTCGATCTGTCGCACGTCGGCCTGTTGCGCGCTATTATTGCGCAGGATGACGCGGCCGGCCGCGACGAAGCCGCCCTCTACAGCCTGCTGCGCGCCAAGGATGCGCCAGGCCTGCGCGCCCTGACGGCCGCCTACGATGCGGTCACGCGCGACGCGCTGCTGGCCTTGCCGAACCTGTACGGCGACATCGATGTGCTGGCGCGCGCGCGCGAGGTGCTGCCGCCATTGCCGGGCGTGCTCAAGGCGCTGGCCGAACTGGCCGCGCTGGCGGGCTCCGCCCTTGGCCGCGCCGAAGTGGCGATCGACCTGGCCGACCTGCGCGGCTACCAATATGAAAGCGGCGCGATGTTTGCGCTGTATGTACCTGGCTTGCCGAACGCGGTTGCGCGCGGCGGCCGTTATGACCACGTCGGCGAAGCGTTCGGCCGGGCTCGTCCCGCGACCGGCTTCTCGCTCGATTTGCGCGAACTGGCGCGCCTGTTGCCGACCGCGGAGCGCAAGCATTCGATCCGCGCGCCGTGGGGCAGCGCGCCAGAATTGAAGGAAAAAATCGCCGAGTTGCGCAAGGCGGGCGAGGTCGTGATCCAGAGTTTGCCGGGTCACAGTAATGAACAAGACGAGTTCGAGTGCGATCGCGTGCTGGTACTTGCCGATAATGGTAGTAGCTGGATTCTTAAAAACTTAGGTTGA
- a CDS encoding adenylosuccinate synthase, with protein sequence MSKKIMAKNVVVIGTQWGDEGKGKIVDWLTDHAQGVVRFQGGHNAGHTLVIGGVKTALQLIPSGIMRPGVACYIGNGVVVSVPDVLREIDKLEAIGVEVASRLKVSDAAPVILPYHTAIDLAREAKRGDAKIGTTGKGIGPAYEDKVARRAIRIADLLNEKRFAEKLAENLDYHNFVLENYLKAPKVDYQKTLDDALAYVPRLRPMVTDVSSALYAAHKAGANLLFEGAQGSLLDVDHGTYPFVTSSNCVAGNAAAGSGVGPGMLHYIMGITKAYTTRVGSGPFPSELPTDAGVGHHLAQVGHEFGTVTGRARRCGWFDAALLRRSVQINGVSGMCLTKLDVLDGIETLKLCTGYTIDGVSVDIFPSGAEEAARCVPVYEEMPGWTESTVGAKSLAALPATARAYIKRIEELVGVPVDMVSTGPDREETIVLRHPFE encoded by the coding sequence ATGTCAAAGAAAATTATGGCAAAGAACGTCGTTGTCATCGGCACCCAATGGGGCGATGAAGGTAAAGGCAAGATCGTCGATTGGTTGACCGATCACGCCCAGGGTGTGGTGCGCTTCCAGGGCGGCCACAATGCAGGCCACACGCTGGTCATCGGCGGCGTGAAAACCGCGCTGCAACTGATCCCTTCGGGCATCATGCGTCCAGGCGTGGCCTGCTACATCGGTAACGGTGTGGTGGTGTCGGTGCCGGACGTGCTGCGCGAAATCGACAAGCTCGAAGCGATCGGCGTCGAAGTCGCCTCGCGCCTGAAAGTGTCGGACGCGGCGCCCGTGATCCTGCCTTACCACACCGCGATCGACCTGGCGCGTGAAGCCAAGCGTGGCGATGCGAAGATCGGCACCACCGGCAAGGGCATCGGCCCGGCCTACGAAGACAAGGTTGCACGCCGCGCGATCCGCATCGCCGACCTGCTGAACGAGAAGCGCTTTGCCGAGAAACTGGCCGAGAACCTCGATTACCATAACTTCGTGCTGGAAAACTACCTGAAGGCGCCGAAAGTCGACTATCAGAAGACCCTCGACGACGCGCTGGCCTACGTGCCGCGCCTGCGTCCGATGGTGACCGACGTGTCGAGCGCGCTGTACGCGGCGCACAAGGCCGGCGCCAACCTGCTGTTCGAAGGCGCTCAGGGTTCGCTGCTCGACGTCGACCACGGCACCTACCCGTTCGTCACCTCGTCGAACTGCGTGGCCGGCAATGCCGCCGCCGGTTCGGGTGTCGGTCCCGGCATGCTGCATTACATCATGGGCATCACCAAGGCCTACACCACGCGCGTCGGCTCCGGCCCATTCCCGTCGGAACTGCCGACCGATGCCGGCGTCGGTCACCACCTGGCGCAAGTGGGCCATGAATTCGGCACCGTGACGGGCCGTGCCCGCCGCTGCGGCTGGTTCGACGCCGCCTTGCTGCGCCGCTCGGTGCAGATCAACGGCGTGTCGGGCATGTGCCTGACCAAGCTGGACGTGCTGGACGGTATCGAAACGCTGAAGCTGTGCACCGGCTACACCATCGATGGCGTGTCGGTCGACATCTTCCCGTCGGGCGCCGAAGAAGCGGCCCGCTGCGTGCCGGTGTACGAAGAGATGCCAGGCTGGACCGAAAGCACGGTCGGCGCGAAATCGCTGGCGGCCCTGCCGGCGACTGCGCGCGCTTACATCAAGCGCATCGAAGAGCTGGTCGGCGTGCCGGTGGACATGGTTTCGACCGGTCCGGATCGCGAAGAAACGATCGTCCTGCGCCACCCGTTCGAATAA
- a CDS encoding phosphoribosyltransferase family protein, translating to MTTPQSNDQHLWVNWEEYHRLIERLALKVHESGWKFDQVLCLARGGVRPGDVFSRIFDLPLAILSTSSYREDKGTTQGDLDIAKYMTMTKGPLAGRILLVDDLADSGVTLDKVTRHLKDNFPGVTEVKSAVIWLKGCSVVRPDYFLEELPHNPWIHQPFEDYDGLRPHQLAAWIKKGETGK from the coding sequence ATGACTACGCCACAAAGCAATGACCAGCACCTGTGGGTGAACTGGGAAGAATACCACCGCCTGATCGAGCGCCTGGCGCTCAAGGTCCATGAATCGGGCTGGAAGTTTGACCAGGTGCTGTGCCTGGCCCGCGGCGGCGTGCGCCCCGGCGACGTGTTCTCGCGCATCTTCGACCTGCCGCTGGCGATCCTGTCGACCAGTTCCTACCGCGAAGACAAGGGCACGACCCAGGGCGACCTCGATATCGCCAAGTACATGACGATGACCAAGGGCCCGCTGGCCGGCCGCATCCTGCTGGTCGATGATTTGGCCGATTCGGGCGTCACGCTCGACAAGGTCACGCGCCACCTGAAAGACAATTTCCCGGGCGTGACCGAAGTCAAATCGGCCGTGATCTGGCTGAAAGGCTGCTCCGTCGTGCGTCCCGACTACTTCCTGGAAGAGCTGCCGCACAACCCATGGATCCATCAGCCGTTCGAAGACTACGACGGCCTGCGCCCGCACCAGCTGGCGGCATGGATCAAGAAAGGCGAAACGGGCAAGTAA
- a CDS encoding ISNCY family transposase (programmed frameshift) translates to MPTTYTKTRKLVTMHGLIQLRLQIRRCENTQCPRFHQVCHPEEEGRWALPKQEFSFDVVLRVGQLRYREHRSCPEIFQQLRQEGVDLAERSVSNLLTQYDILLSLALDTLPERATQLAAQGRAILAIDGLQPDVGHEVLWVVRDTLSGQVLCARSLLSSARAELQCLLADVTAALPVPVVAVVSDGQHSIRQAVAAALPGVPHQLCQFHYLKEAARPLWEADRHAKKELKKLVRGVRPLERVAEQRPGPTGEVSLGYCAAVRSALTDDARAPLVFGGLRLHEQLSGIHASARRAAQKKGAPTEVNRLAGMLGRALSSTARWWPQVAQGAAWVQGASAILRNDEGLSADALMARYRDWLAQMDSATECPDLPDTLRKALSHFVKVSASYGGDVFHCYRIAGLPRTNNALEQAFGSLRYHERRASGRKVASPSLVLSGSVRMPAALFTRTGTVTRDMLAAVPQDRWRATRADLERRRQARCQRHRFRKDPAHYLAGLEKLCDELNVLT, encoded by the exons ATGCCGACGACATATACCAAGACCCGCAAGCTGGTGACGATGCATGGGCTGATCCAGCTGCGCTTGCAAATCCGCCGCTGCGAGAATACCCAATGCCCGCGCTTCCATCAGGTCTGCCATCCCGAGGAAGAAGGCCGCTGGGCGTTACCCAAGCAGGAATTCAGCTTCGATGTGGTGCTGCGCGTGGGGCAGTTGCGTTATCGCGAACATCGCTCTTGTCCCGAGATCTTCCAGCAGTTGCGCCAGGAAGGTGTCGACCTGGCCGAACGCAGCGTCTCGAACCTGCTGACGCAGTACGATATTCTGCTCAGCCTGGCACTCGATACCTTGCCCGAACGCGCCACGCAACTGGCTGCCCAGGGACGCGCGATCCTTGCCATTGACGGCCTGCAGCCCGATGTCGGCCATGAGGTCTTGTGGGTGGTACGCGACACGCTGTCCGGGCAAGTGCTGTGCGCGCGCAGCCTGCTGTCATCGGCGCGTGCCGAGCTGCAATGCCTGCTGGCCGACGTGACGGCCGCCCTGCCGGTGCCCGTGGTGGCGGTCGTGTCCGACGGCCAGCACAGTATCCGCCAGGCGGTCGCCGCCGCCCTGCCCGGGGTACCGCATCAGCTGTGCCAATTTCACTACTTGAAGGAAGCGGCGCGTCCCTTGTGGGAGGCGGACCGGCATGCCAAGAAAGAACTCAAGAAACTGGTGCGTGGTGTGCGCCCGCTGGAACGCGTTGCCGAACAACGGCCCGGGCCGACCGGCGAAGTCTCCCTGGGATACTGCGCGGCGGTGCGCAGCGCGCTGACCGATGACGCGCGCGCACCGCTGGTCTTTGGTGGCTTGCGCTTGCACGAACAGCTCTCCGGCATCCATGCCAGCGCGCGGCGCGCCGCGCAAAAAA AGGGGGCGCCCACAGAAGTGAACCGCCTGGCCGGCATGCTCGGGCGCGCCCTGAGCAGTACCGCACGATGGTGGCCGCAGGTGGCGCAAGGCGCGGCCTGGGTGCAGGGCGCGAGCGCGATCCTGCGCAATGACGAGGGGCTATCGGCGGATGCGCTGATGGCGCGTTATCGGGACTGGCTCGCGCAAATGGACAGCGCCACGGAGTGCCCCGACCTGCCCGACACCTTGCGCAAGGCCCTGTCGCACTTCGTCAAGGTGAGCGCCAGTTACGGCGGCGATGTGTTCCATTGTTACCGCATTGCCGGACTGCCCCGCACGAACAATGCGCTGGAGCAGGCCTTCGGCAGTCTGCGCTACCACGAGCGGCGCGCCAGCGGTCGCAAGGTCGCTTCGCCTTCTTTGGTGCTCAGTGGCAGTGTGCGCATGCCGGCAGCGCTGTTTACCCGGACCGGCACGGTGACGCGCGACATGCTCGCCGCCGTACCGCAAGACCGATGGCGCGCGACGCGCGCCGACCTGGAGCGGCGTCGCCAGGCGCGCTGCCAGCGCCATCGTTTCCGCAAGGATCCCGCCCACTATCTGGCGGGACTGGAGAAACTGTGCGATGAGCTAAATGTGCTGACCTAG
- a CDS encoding GNAT family N-acetyltransferase, whose amino-acid sequence MTILHTARLRLEPVTEQHYEAMHAMNSDVEVMTYLNAGQPETEEHTRAAVARIMGRWSEWGYSWWALMRKDDDVMVVLACLQHIAGDKAQPHEIGWRLARAGWGKGYASEAAAAIVDHAFKVVGAPFVVAVAHPDNAASIKVMTRLGMRYTGMEKHYDLDCVVYRLDRP is encoded by the coding sequence ATGACCATCCTGCATACGGCGCGGCTGCGCCTCGAACCCGTCACCGAGCAGCATTACGAGGCCATGCACGCTATGAACTCGGATGTTGAAGTGATGACTTACCTCAATGCCGGCCAGCCCGAGACGGAAGAACACACGCGCGCCGCCGTTGCCCGCATCATGGGGCGCTGGAGCGAGTGGGGCTATTCCTGGTGGGCCTTGATGCGCAAGGACGATGACGTGATGGTCGTTCTGGCCTGTTTGCAGCACATCGCCGGCGACAAGGCGCAGCCGCACGAAATCGGCTGGCGCCTGGCGCGCGCGGGATGGGGCAAGGGGTACGCCAGCGAGGCGGCCGCCGCCATCGTCGACCATGCCTTCAAGGTGGTTGGCGCACCGTTTGTGGTCGCCGTGGCCCACCCCGATAATGCTGCCTCGATCAAGGTCATGACAAGGCTGGGCATGCGCTACACGGGCATGGAAAAACATTACGACCTCGATTGCGTCGTGTATCGCCTGGATCGCCCATGA